The Methanobrevibacter sp. genome segment TCGAATGCATGAGCAAGCATCTGTTCGCCAACACCATTTGGCAAACCCATTTCAAATTCTTCTTTTTCTTCAACCATTTAATTTTCCTCCATGTATTTTCTTACAGGGGCAAAGAATTCAATTAAGAAATCTTTTATCCCGTTTTTCAAATCCATCGGATGTAAGTTGCCTTCACCAAAGTCTTTAATCAGTTCGTCATGAGTAAGTTCTATGTCTCCACCAAATTTTTCAGGTCTTTTGATGAGCAGCTTTTCCTGATTCGGATAAACAAAAGTTTCTGCAATTTCAATCATAGGATTTCCTTCAATTTCACCCTGAGGGCAGTAGCTTTTATTGATTTTTTTAGCAATTTCTTCAGCGGAGTCATCTACTGCAATATAGTTTCCTTTACTTGAAGACATTTTTGCATCTCCGTCAAGACCGTGCAATAATGGTGTGTGAATACAGACCGGCACATTTTCACCAATTTTTTCTAAGTTTTCACGTGCCAACATCTGAATTTTTCGCTGTTCCATTCCTCCAAGGGCAATATCTACATTAAGTGCCGCCATATCGACAGTTTGCATA includes the following:
- a CDS encoding tyrosine--tRNA ligase gives rise to the protein MNIEEKIQLIKEGTLEVIDEKELNEVLSKDEPIAYTGYEPSGKIHLGHAVTVQKLKQLQKLGFKIKILLADYHAFLNEKGTVEEIAETAEYNKKCFQALGLDETTEYVYGSTFQLDPDYTDKVYKLATMTTLKRARRSMDQVSRADDNPKVASVVYPIMQTVDMAALNVDIALGGMEQRKIQMLARENLEKIGENVPVCIHTPLLHGLDGDAKMSSSKGNYIAVDDSAEEIAKKINKSYCPQGEIEGNPMIEIAETFVYPNQEKLLIKRPEKFGGDIELTHDELIKDFGEGNLHPMDLKNGIKDFLIEFFAPVRKYMEEN